From one Bacillus sp. FJAT-42376 genomic stretch:
- a CDS encoding nucleotidyltransferase-like protein, which yields MENILRPIYQERASHPDTLAVIMVEKKDQTSAATDMFDAALLIIVRTAETPVHIKHYEFNNQKASMHIVTEKQISEWLVLGTNRRIIDWILNGKVLFDRNEYLSSMVETLNTFPFSERKLKIVMEYGKLIRRYFEGKAFFEAKQYLDAYNHIVHALHHLARLEVIDQGFYPEITVWNQVRQIEPQVYKLYQELIDSGEPLNKRLELLFLASDFLIHSKADVGAAHLLSILEEKDYWHFSELLAHPEIAYYGVDLSILLEFLVEKQFVGIHLIETKGKGIYHRAYSFKKSY from the coding sequence ATGGAAAACATTCTCCGTCCTATTTATCAGGAACGGGCAAGTCATCCTGACACGCTTGCAGTAATCATGGTAGAAAAAAAAGATCAGACTTCGGCTGCGACAGACATGTTTGATGCAGCTCTGCTCATCATTGTCAGGACAGCTGAAACACCTGTACATATCAAACACTACGAATTTAATAATCAGAAGGCTTCGATGCATATCGTCACAGAAAAACAAATTAGCGAATGGCTTGTTCTTGGAACAAACAGAAGAATCATTGACTGGATTTTGAACGGGAAAGTTTTATTCGACCGGAATGAATACTTGTCTTCAATGGTAGAAACACTGAATACATTTCCTTTTTCAGAAAGAAAATTAAAAATTGTAATGGAGTACGGGAAACTCATCAGGCGTTATTTTGAGGGGAAGGCTTTTTTTGAGGCAAAACAATATCTGGACGCATATAATCATATCGTTCATGCCCTTCATCATCTTGCAAGGCTGGAAGTGATTGACCAGGGCTTCTATCCGGAAATTACGGTATGGAATCAAGTAAGACAAATTGAGCCTCAGGTTTATAAACTTTACCAAGAGCTGATCGATAGCGGAGAACCTTTGAATAAAAGACTGGAACTTTTATTTTTAGCGAGTGATTTCCTCATCCATTCGAAGGCGGATGTGGGAGCCGCGCATTTGCTTTCTATATTAGAAGAAAAAGATTACTGGCATTTTTCAGAGCTCCTGGCTCATCCGGAAATCGCCTATTATGGAGTGGACCTCAGTATTTTACTGGAGTTTTTAGTGGAGAAGCAGTTCGTGGGAATCCATCTCATTGAGACGAAGGGCAAAGGAATTTATCACCGGGCTTATTCTTTTAAAAAAAGTTATTGA
- a CDS encoding dihydrofolate reductase family protein → MGKLVVNMFMTLDGVIQAPGRVDEDGEGGFSYGGWQAPYVDPESGQLIAADYAKLDALLLGRKTYEIFAPYWQQAPASNPFTTLFNEKPKYVVSRTLTGVDWNNSKLIKGEVATIVPLLKERYAEVHVAGSSHLIQTLLLHGLIDRMNIWQFPVLLGKGKRFFDSGTIPTALRLLESRTFRSGSVLLRYETAGEPAFRNMGQEKDEPRP, encoded by the coding sequence ATGGGCAAACTGGTTGTGAACATGTTTATGACGCTGGACGGCGTTATTCAGGCTCCGGGAAGAGTGGATGAAGATGGAGAGGGCGGGTTCAGCTACGGAGGATGGCAGGCACCGTATGTCGATCCGGAATCGGGGCAGCTGATTGCAGCTGATTATGCAAAGCTTGACGCGCTGCTGCTCGGCCGCAAAACGTACGAAATCTTTGCTCCATATTGGCAGCAGGCTCCGGCCAGCAATCCGTTCACCACGCTGTTCAATGAAAAACCCAAATATGTTGTGTCCCGCACATTAACGGGCGTCGACTGGAACAATTCTAAGCTCATCAAGGGGGAAGTGGCAACAATTGTGCCCTTGCTGAAGGAGAGGTATGCAGAGGTCCACGTTGCCGGAAGCAGCCACTTAATTCAGACATTGCTGCTTCACGGACTGATTGACCGTATGAACATCTGGCAGTTCCCGGTATTGCTTGGAAAGGGCAAACGGTTCTTTGACTCGGGTACGATCCCTACGGCCCTGCGCCTGCTTGAATCGAGAACATTCCGGAGCGGCTCGGTTCTATTGCGCTATGAGACTGCGGGAGAACCGGCGTTCCGGAATATGGGGCAGGAAAAGGATGAGCCGCGTCCATAA
- a CDS encoding MEDS domain-containing protein, which produces MDTSIMAFKKDIDALDKGHVLYFIDEPHVYIKNAAAYILSGVEKGEHVFVIENERMFSSLHALLKTSLTKTQLDMVHFVNNFDFYYSNGDFHTPTIVAYFLEVVKPVLHEKQAFRTWAHIEWGELKDIESKLDAYEINAKTTVHEMELLSVCAYDVVRLPETIKGSLLNSHDYLIRNHELETLNRQNAVNE; this is translated from the coding sequence TTGGATACATCCATTATGGCATTTAAGAAAGACATTGATGCATTAGACAAAGGTCATGTTTTATATTTCATAGATGAACCGCACGTATATATTAAAAACGCAGCTGCCTATATTCTCTCCGGAGTTGAGAAGGGGGAGCATGTTTTTGTCATTGAAAATGAGAGGATGTTTTCTTCTTTGCATGCCCTGCTGAAAACTTCATTGACTAAGACTCAGCTCGATATGGTTCATTTCGTAAACAATTTTGATTTTTACTATTCCAATGGAGATTTTCACACCCCTACGATCGTGGCTTATTTTCTGGAGGTTGTGAAGCCGGTCCTCCATGAAAAACAGGCGTTTCGGACATGGGCCCATATTGAGTGGGGGGAATTAAAGGATATTGAGAGTAAGCTTGATGCTTATGAAATAAATGCTAAAACGACCGTGCATGAGATGGAATTGCTTTCAGTCTGCGCCTATGATGTGGTGCGCCTGCCGGAAACCATTAAAGGTTCATTATTAAACTCGCACGACTATTTAATACGTAATCATGAATTAGAGACTTTAAACCGGCAGAATGCGGTAAATGAATAA
- a CDS encoding MerR family transcriptional regulator, translating into MAELCGVTKRTIDHYTNLGLLKAERSPSNYRYYDRSAVEQIHLIEQCKADGMHLAEIKKRLLEKDAEEIDLSELRLKICGLEKDVSDVLAHLDKNDPKNAELIKKNLSPESLSLIQTLLVLLN; encoded by the coding sequence TTGGCTGAATTGTGTGGAGTAACAAAGAGAACGATTGACCATTATACGAATCTGGGTCTACTAAAAGCAGAACGTTCCCCTTCGAATTACCGCTATTATGATCGGTCTGCTGTTGAGCAAATCCATTTGATTGAACAATGTAAAGCAGACGGGATGCATTTGGCGGAAATTAAGAAGCGGCTGCTGGAAAAGGACGCAGAGGAAATTGATTTATCGGAATTGAGATTAAAAATATGCGGTCTTGAAAAGGATGTTTCTGACGTACTGGCTCATTTGGATAAAAATGATCCAAAGAATGCGGAGCTGATCAAAAAGAATTTGTCTCCCGAAAGTTTATCGCTGATTCAGACTTTGCTTGTGCTGCTTAATTGA
- a CDS encoding hemolysin family protein: protein MTAINLIMFVLLIALTGFFVATEFAIVKIRMSRIDQMIEEGRKGAVAAKKVVSHLDEYLSACQLGITVTALGLGWLGEPTFEILLHPAFEYFQINESLSHVLTIGIAFALVTFLHVVIGELAPKTVAIQKAEAVTLAFAKPIIWFYRIMYPFIWFLNGSARFLVGLFGLKPASEHELAHSEEELRLLLSESYRSGEINKNELKYVNNIFEFDERIAKEIMVPRTEMVSISIDAPFDEIMETMIEENYTRYPVTDGDKDNILGFMNVKELLTAKVMNGNSNEELKLESFINPVIRVIENIPIHDLLVKMQKERTHVAILMDEYGGTSGMVTAEDILEEIVGEIRDEFDEDEVAEIRKVGEQHYILDAKLLIDDVNDLLGTELENEEVDTIGGWFLTLNIDAESGSEIEEQGYLFRVHEIDGHQIYYLEVKKV from the coding sequence TTGACAGCTATTAACTTAATTATGTTTGTACTTTTAATTGCACTAACCGGGTTCTTCGTAGCTACGGAGTTCGCGATTGTTAAAATCCGTATGTCCAGGATTGATCAAATGATTGAAGAGGGCAGGAAGGGTGCTGTTGCGGCTAAGAAAGTCGTTTCCCACCTGGATGAATATTTATCTGCGTGTCAGCTTGGAATTACGGTAACGGCCCTTGGACTTGGGTGGCTTGGGGAGCCGACGTTTGAAATTCTATTACACCCTGCGTTTGAATATTTTCAAATAAATGAATCATTGTCTCATGTGCTGACAATCGGTATTGCTTTTGCCCTGGTAACCTTTCTCCATGTTGTTATAGGGGAGCTCGCGCCAAAAACAGTGGCGATTCAAAAGGCGGAGGCTGTAACCCTTGCATTCGCCAAGCCGATTATTTGGTTCTACCGCATTATGTATCCCTTCATATGGTTCTTGAACGGTTCAGCACGCTTTCTGGTCGGTCTATTCGGCCTTAAGCCTGCTTCGGAACACGAACTGGCCCACTCGGAGGAAGAACTGCGTCTGCTGCTCTCAGAGAGCTACAGGAGCGGTGAAATTAATAAAAATGAGCTAAAATATGTGAACAATATTTTTGAATTTGATGAAAGAATCGCGAAGGAAATCATGGTTCCGCGTACCGAGATGGTGAGCATTTCCATTGATGCCCCTTTTGATGAGATTATGGAAACGATGATTGAAGAAAACTATACCCGCTATCCGGTTACGGACGGAGACAAGGATAATATCCTTGGTTTCATGAATGTGAAGGAATTGCTGACGGCTAAGGTAATGAACGGGAACTCCAACGAGGAATTGAAGCTTGAATCCTTCATTAATCCCGTCATCCGGGTCATAGAGAATATCCCGATTCATGATCTGCTAGTGAAAATGCAAAAAGAGCGCACCCATGTTGCGATTCTCATGGATGAGTACGGCGGTACATCCGGTATGGTAACCGCTGAAGATATTTTAGAAGAAATTGTTGGTGAAATCCGCGACGAATTTGATGAGGATGAAGTAGCCGAGATCCGCAAAGTCGGCGAACAGCATTATATTCTGGATGCGAAACTGCTTATCGATGATGTGAATGACCTTCTTGGAACAGAGCTTGAAAATGAAGAGGTCGATACAATCGGGGGCTGGTTCCTGACGCTGAATATTGATGCCGAGTCCGGTTCGGAGATTGAGGAACAGGGTTATCTATTCCGTGTTCATGAAATTGATGGCCATCAGATTTATTATTTGGAAGTGAAAAAAGTTTAA
- a CDS encoding DUF1206 domain-containing protein encodes MELSRSKAGARQTSEKAKHDTKPWIRRLGRFGYMAQGLVYGLIGVLAFMAAIGAGGKTTDTKGMLQSLPNMPFGQVLLWIIGIGLIGYCIWGIVKCFSDPEHRGSNAKGIFIRIGYLISAVIYGSIAFTAIKTALNGGSSGGSSEQSMSAQLLSKPYGQWIIGGIGVIIIGYGVYEFISGYKEKFMTKFKTSEMSMHERKIARNSGKMGLIARGIVLAIVGFFFVQTAVTSDPSQNKGLDGALSELAKQPYGQWLLGAVALGLILYGVYGIIRGRYEHMSYGGK; translated from the coding sequence ATGGAATTATCAAGATCAAAAGCTGGAGCACGGCAAACTTCAGAAAAAGCAAAGCATGACACGAAACCATGGATTCGCAGGCTTGGGCGCTTCGGTTACATGGCACAAGGGCTCGTCTATGGGCTGATCGGGGTTCTCGCTTTCATGGCAGCCATCGGGGCAGGCGGCAAAACGACGGATACAAAGGGAATGCTTCAATCGCTGCCTAACATGCCATTTGGTCAAGTGCTTCTGTGGATTATCGGGATAGGATTAATCGGCTACTGTATTTGGGGAATTGTCAAATGCTTCTCGGACCCTGAGCACCGGGGATCCAACGCAAAAGGAATCTTCATCCGGATCGGCTATCTGATCAGCGCTGTCATCTATGGAAGCATTGCCTTCACCGCCATTAAAACCGCACTGAACGGCGGCAGCTCTGGTGGAAGCTCGGAGCAAAGCATGTCCGCCCAGCTCCTTTCTAAGCCTTACGGACAGTGGATAATTGGCGGCATCGGGGTGATCATTATCGGCTATGGGGTGTATGAATTCATCTCCGGCTACAAAGAAAAATTCATGACGAAGTTTAAAACAAGCGAAATGAGCATGCACGAGCGCAAAATTGCCCGTAACTCCGGCAAAATGGGCCTGATCGCCCGCGGCATCGTACTGGCCATCGTTGGATTCTTCTTCGTACAAACAGCCGTCACCTCGGATCCAAGCCAAAATAAAGGTCTGGACGGCGCCCTTTCTGAATTGGCTAAACAGCCATACGGACAATGGCTGCTCGGGGCAGTGGCACTCGGCTTGATTTTATATGGAGTATACGGAATCATCCGCGGCAGATACGAGCACATGAGTTACGGGGGAAAATGA
- a CDS encoding helix-turn-helix domain-containing protein → MREYTSFKNVKEMDQFVSEVLEQLPLGQMDRKLLKLLAGYSCKFPGVSFMKLKTMAAHLQVSIKTIQRAIKNLANEGIVKRMKMIRPVSGGYGASLTLICPIDLSNRSNPAEPVGTKDEPPCKKNETILFQSNLKDLKERQQEPQIDYSYVTEWVPHEFLETVQPFINPESAFRLWGKVLAAGKRHAPSVVDLVPPAIRAFKASVFALKMKRIKKSFAGYFWGTVCGVLGVEQRRAKGPLYNWLE, encoded by the coding sequence ATGAGAGAGTATACTTCGTTTAAAAATGTGAAAGAAATGGATCAATTTGTGAGTGAGGTGCTGGAGCAGCTGCCGCTGGGCCAAATGGATAGAAAGCTGTTAAAGCTCCTGGCAGGATACTCCTGCAAATTTCCGGGAGTGAGTTTTATGAAACTTAAAACGATGGCCGCACATCTGCAAGTCAGCATTAAAACCATCCAGAGAGCCATTAAAAACCTGGCGAATGAAGGAATTGTTAAAAGGATGAAGATGATCAGACCGGTAAGCGGCGGATACGGGGCGTCCCTCACTCTCATATGTCCAATCGATTTGTCCAATCGCAGCAATCCGGCAGAGCCTGTAGGAACAAAGGATGAACCACCGTGCAAAAAGAATGAAACCATTCTTTTTCAATCAAATTTAAAAGATTTAAAAGAACGACAGCAGGAACCTCAAATAGACTATAGCTATGTAACGGAATGGGTTCCTCATGAATTTTTGGAAACGGTGCAGCCGTTCATCAATCCGGAGTCAGCATTCAGGCTGTGGGGAAAAGTTCTGGCTGCCGGAAAAAGGCATGCTCCAAGTGTAGTGGACTTAGTTCCGCCTGCCATCCGGGCATTTAAAGCATCCGTATTTGCATTAAAAATGAAAAGAATCAAGAAAAGTTTTGCCGGATATTTTTGGGGAACGGTCTGCGGAGTTTTAGGAGTTGAACAGCGGAGAGCAAAAGGCCCCCTTTATAATTGGCTTGAGTAG
- a CDS encoding PH domain-containing protein yields MYLEIEEPKQRISHKAVRVWQVTNTIGHSAAVGILCVLLYLDHLFNWPGWAGYVLYGLIALMVLSAVYSIAIEPKYLQKTWRYEIDEEFIQLKHGRFTQTHVMIPMAKVEYVSTSQGPFLKKHGLYNVNIGSVNSSHTIPSIGKEEAISLRNQIAIFAKVEEAEDKGEMSE; encoded by the coding sequence ATGTATTTGGAAATTGAAGAACCGAAACAGCGTATTTCCCATAAGGCTGTTCGGGTATGGCAGGTAACCAATACCATTGGGCATTCAGCTGCCGTTGGGATTTTATGTGTTTTGCTTTATCTGGATCATCTGTTTAACTGGCCGGGTTGGGCCGGCTATGTTTTATACGGGTTGATTGCCCTTATGGTTCTTTCAGCTGTGTACTCCATCGCCATTGAACCGAAATATCTGCAAAAAACATGGAGATATGAAATTGATGAGGAATTTATCCAATTAAAGCATGGCCGCTTTACCCAGACTCATGTGATGATTCCCATGGCAAAAGTGGAATATGTTTCAACAAGCCAGGGGCCGTTTTTAAAAAAGCATGGATTGTATAATGTCAACATCGGATCCGTTAACTCGAGCCATACCATCCCTTCAATCGGTAAAGAAGAAGCCATTTCTCTTAGAAATCAGATTGCCATATTCGCAAAAGTGGAAGAGGCTGAAGATAAAGGGGAGATGTCAGAATGA
- a CDS encoding PH domain-containing protein produces MTDGQKRFHPAWLLAEFVSFFKNTWFIIVFLYVVKADQHTGWIMWGKYLFAAAAAGTLLYTVLKWLTHTYEMTDSSIVLREGVFVKSQRNVPFDRIQNTHTAANFLHRMLGMTSLTLETGTNEGESPATFSMITQQESAAILELVQNQKQHGDPERTAAPGKKIYFQSSRKDNIKAACTSLSFFALFPILLGLYTQIDDVFSLDESTRQAAGYFKNHLWLLVPLVIGALVLSILVGYVQTAMKYGKYEIAADADRIYISKGMLSSSAFSIQKNRVQAIMIQQSLLKRVFGMAEIKLISAGSTGSEELETNSLYPFMAKREAYELLKQLLPAYQIEEEMSRLPKKVLLLRLIRPYYGTAAVGILLAIFKNEWLWITGVVFLIAILSRILNYAFTSYLRKGTFIQIRKGGFVNETFLTRRERIQQIEVSHSWLQRKFNTGTLQFTNRSKPVQVSTLEDLPREEVSEFYGWYKEKYIVQDR; encoded by the coding sequence ATGACGGACGGGCAAAAAAGGTTCCATCCGGCTTGGCTGCTCGCGGAATTTGTATCGTTTTTTAAGAACACCTGGTTTATCATTGTGTTTCTTTATGTTGTGAAGGCGGACCAGCATACAGGCTGGATCATGTGGGGGAAATATCTTTTTGCTGCCGCTGCCGCCGGGACCCTTCTTTATACCGTCCTGAAGTGGCTGACCCATACATATGAAATGACGGATTCCTCCATTGTTCTCAGGGAAGGGGTATTTGTCAAAAGTCAGCGGAATGTTCCGTTTGATAGAATTCAAAATACCCATACAGCGGCAAACTTTTTGCACCGGATGCTTGGAATGACCTCGCTGACCCTTGAAACAGGAACAAACGAAGGAGAGTCCCCGGCAACATTTTCAATGATTACCCAGCAGGAATCCGCTGCTATTCTGGAACTGGTTCAGAATCAGAAACAGCATGGGGATCCGGAAAGAACCGCGGCTCCCGGCAAAAAGATTTACTTTCAATCGAGCCGGAAAGATAACATAAAAGCAGCATGTACCTCCCTGAGCTTTTTTGCCCTTTTTCCAATCCTGCTTGGACTGTACACACAGATAGATGATGTTTTCAGCCTGGATGAGTCGACCAGGCAGGCGGCCGGCTATTTTAAAAACCATCTCTGGCTGCTTGTGCCCTTGGTTATCGGAGCGCTTGTTTTATCCATCCTAGTCGGGTATGTACAAACTGCCATGAAATACGGAAAATATGAAATCGCAGCAGACGCTGACCGGATATACATCTCAAAGGGGATGCTGAGCTCCAGTGCTTTCTCCATCCAGAAAAACAGGGTACAGGCGATTATGATTCAGCAATCCCTTTTGAAAAGGGTATTTGGAATGGCTGAAATTAAGCTGATCAGCGCGGGAAGTACGGGCAGTGAGGAATTAGAGACCAATTCGCTTTATCCGTTTATGGCGAAGCGGGAAGCCTATGAATTATTGAAACAACTATTGCCAGCCTATCAAATTGAAGAAGAAATGAGCAGGCTCCCAAAAAAGGTGCTGCTGCTCCGGCTCATCCGGCCCTATTATGGAACGGCTGCAGTTGGAATCCTGCTCGCTATATTTAAGAATGAATGGCTATGGATCACAGGAGTGGTGTTCCTAATTGCGATTTTATCGAGGATATTGAATTATGCGTTTACAAGTTACTTGAGAAAGGGAACGTTCATCCAAATCCGTAAAGGGGGCTTTGTGAATGAGACGTTCCTGACAAGGCGCGAACGAATCCAGCAAATTGAAGTCTCCCATTCATGGCTGCAGCGGAAATTCAACACAGGCACACTTCAATTCACAAATCGCTCCAAGCCGGTTCAGGTGAGCACCCTGGAAGACTTGCCCCGGGAAGAGGTAAGTGAGTTTTATGGATGGTATAAAGAGAAATACATCGTACAGGACAGGTAA
- a CDS encoding MaoC/PaaZ C-terminal domain-containing protein, protein MSIKTGDLFTWERTFTEEETLLFAQLTGDMGRHHMEKDEQGRLMVHGLMTASIGTKIGGDLNYIAREMVSEFLRPVFTGDTVTCEVMVTEIEQRDGFKKVAMKSVYRNQHGKEVLTGSSFGIIRD, encoded by the coding sequence ATGAGTATTAAAACGGGGGATCTATTTACATGGGAGCGCACATTTACAGAAGAAGAAACTCTGCTTTTCGCACAGCTTACAGGAGACATGGGCCGGCATCATATGGAAAAGGATGAGCAGGGCCGGCTGATGGTTCACGGGCTGATGACCGCAAGCATCGGGACGAAGATTGGCGGAGATCTTAATTATATTGCAAGGGAAATGGTAAGTGAATTTCTCCGTCCTGTTTTTACAGGGGATACGGTTACGTGCGAGGTCATGGTGACCGAAATTGAGCAGCGGGACGGCTTTAAAAAAGTTGCAATGAAGAGTGTATACCGGAATCAGCATGGAAAGGAAGTGCTGACTGGTTCGTCCTTTGGGATTATCAGGGATTAA
- a CDS encoding phenylalanine--tRNA ligase beta subunit-related protein yields the protein MEIKVNQTLKELEPGFKIGAAVYRGIEVGDAPQMLKGRMRLFQESLYFDFDEIEIKDIPAVQEWRSLFKKAGTDPNRYRPSQEAIFRRIKKQQYLETIHSAADINNFFSMEYQIPIGIYDLDRLSGEIEIRVGTDKDSYEAINGRDVSMEKKILSADRNGAFGSPYVDSKRTAATRETVNALQLVYLTPSMSETEAGKLLSALTTMFVQIHGGTEKHFIIA from the coding sequence ATGGAAATCAAAGTTAATCAAACACTGAAAGAGCTGGAACCCGGTTTCAAGATCGGAGCAGCCGTCTATCGGGGAATTGAAGTAGGAGACGCGCCCCAAATGCTGAAAGGAAGAATGAGGCTGTTTCAAGAGTCCTTATACTTCGATTTTGACGAAATTGAAATTAAAGATATACCGGCAGTTCAGGAATGGCGGAGCCTGTTCAAGAAGGCAGGAACCGATCCGAACCGTTACCGCCCTTCTCAGGAAGCCATTTTCCGCCGGATTAAAAAACAGCAGTATTTAGAAACCATTCATTCTGCTGCGGACATCAATAACTTCTTTTCCATGGAGTATCAGATTCCCATCGGCATTTATGACCTTGACCGACTAAGCGGGGAAATTGAAATCCGCGTCGGAACGGACAAGGATTCATACGAAGCCATTAACGGCCGTGACGTTTCCATGGAGAAGAAGATTCTGTCCGCTGACAGAAATGGGGCATTTGGCAGTCCATATGTTGATTCGAAACGGACAGCCGCCACCAGAGAAACGGTCAATGCCCTTCAGCTTGTCTATCTCACCCCATCGATGAGTGAAACGGAAGCCGGGAAGCTGTTATCAGCATTGACCACCATGTTCGTCCAAATTCACGGAGGAACGGAAAAACATTTTATTATTGCATAA
- the queG gene encoding tRNA epoxyqueuosine(34) reductase QueG: MNIQSLKEEVIAYSQSIGIDKIGFASADTFETLKGRLLMQQALGYQSGFEEPDIEKRTKPELLVPKAKSIIAIALAYPSKMKDAPKSTREDRRGIFCRASWGKDYHDVLREKLAKLEQFLIEKSPDIRVKSMVDTGELSDRAVAERAGIGWSGKNCAIITPEFGSYVYLGEMVTNIPFEPDQPIEDQCGTCNKCVDVCPTGALVQGGQLNSQRCIAYLTQTKGFLPEEFRTKIGNRLYGCDTCQTVCPENKGKDFHFHEEMEPDPEIAKPSLKPLLSMSNRDFKERFGHVSGSWRGKKPIQRNAIIALAHYKDETALPDLYKLIKEDPRPVIRGTAAWALGKIGKSESIDFLEERLGREEDEEVLKEMKAGLSQLKR; encoded by the coding sequence ATGAATATTCAGTCACTGAAGGAAGAAGTCATCGCGTACAGCCAGTCCATCGGCATCGATAAAATTGGATTTGCCAGTGCTGATACGTTTGAAACGCTAAAAGGAAGACTGCTTATGCAGCAGGCCCTTGGGTATCAGTCCGGTTTTGAAGAGCCGGATATTGAAAAGAGAACGAAGCCGGAGCTGCTTGTTCCGAAAGCAAAATCCATCATAGCGATTGCCCTTGCCTATCCATCTAAAATGAAGGATGCGCCGAAGAGTACAAGAGAGGACCGCCGCGGCATTTTTTGCCGCGCTTCATGGGGAAAGGATTATCATGATGTTCTGCGCGAAAAGCTCGCAAAGCTTGAACAGTTTTTAATAGAAAAGTCACCGGACATCAGGGTGAAGTCCATGGTTGATACAGGGGAGCTGTCCGACCGGGCTGTCGCGGAACGTGCCGGCATCGGCTGGAGCGGAAAAAACTGTGCGATCATTACCCCGGAGTTCGGTTCCTACGTATATCTTGGCGAAATGGTCACCAATATCCCGTTTGAACCGGATCAGCCGATAGAAGACCAGTGCGGAACGTGCAACAAATGCGTCGATGTCTGTCCGACCGGTGCACTCGTTCAGGGCGGACAGCTTAATTCCCAGCGGTGCATCGCGTATTTGACGCAGACTAAAGGCTTTTTGCCGGAGGAATTCAGAACGAAAATCGGGAACCGGCTATATGGCTGTGATACGTGCCAGACCGTATGCCCGGAAAACAAGGGAAAGGATTTTCATTTTCATGAAGAAATGGAGCCCGACCCCGAGATTGCGAAGCCGAGTCTGAAGCCCCTACTGTCTATGTCCAACCGGGATTTCAAAGAAAGGTTTGGACATGTATCCGGGTCATGGAGAGGGAAGAAACCGATCCAGCGAAACGCGATTATTGCCCTTGCCCACTATAAGGATGAAACCGCCCTTCCTGATCTGTACAAGCTGATCAAAGAGGATCCGAGACCGGTCATCCGCGGAACGGCTGCCTGGGCGCTTGGGAAAATCGGAAAATCCGAATCCATTGATTTCTTAGAAGAAAGACTTGGACGCGAAGAGGATGAAGAGGTTTTGAAGGAAATGAAAGCAGGACTGAGCCAGCTCAAGAGATGA